Sequence from the Miscanthus floridulus cultivar M001 chromosome 16, ASM1932011v1, whole genome shotgun sequence genome:
AAGTCAATAAGTGATAGGTGGTGACTCAGATTCTTCCATTCCTGTTGCCAGATCTCAAGTGCTTCTTCTGCTTGTGTCCTCCTCTCAATTTCCATCAACAGACTTAACCTCATTTCACGGAGGTCATCATCCATGCCATGCGAAGAGCGAGTTCCATCATCACTGGACATTTCTAAATTTTGGGAAATAATATTTGGGTTAGCACACATATCAACCACTAGATCTGAATTAAGCAAGAGGAATTTCTCTAATGGAACAAATTAGCCAAAACACATCACCATTTAACATTTAATATACACTAAACAATCCCATCACTTGGGAGGCAAGAACTTAGCTCATGAAAATTAGtcactactccctccgtttcaaattataagacgttttcgcttttctagatacattgcttttactatgtatctaggcaTAGTGTATaattaagtgcatagcaaaagctatgtatctagaaaaccaaaagtcttataatttggaatgaagggagtacAACGCAATTCAAAACAAACGCTCCTGTCAACAATCAGGCCCTAATAGGAGCAAGAAAACATAAATGGGAGTGACCACACATACTGAGAAAAAAGCTTGAAATTAACTCAAACCATGGGGAAATCACATCCAAGACAAAACTTATATCCAAAAGCAGAACATGATACATCCTACATCTTAGGAAGGGGCTGAAGACAAGGTTATTTTCTCCAATACAGTTGCTACATAATTTTGTTTGTACCCTTCCAGCTGCTTTTTGAGAGATACTATTGCTGTAGTGAACTACGAATAGTTTGCACAGTGCATCAGCTGGAAGTGTCTTGCAAAAACTATTAGACTCACTAGTAGGCTTATTTTCATTATTACTTTAATAGTCCAATATCATCAAAACCTGGCAAAAATACAGATAAGAAAGGAAAAAATAACTTAAACAAATAAACTGTAACAAACTGATCTGTACCTTCAAATGCATCATAGAAAATTGCACCAGGTGTACCAACAGAGGTTCCAAGAGGGGAACTAGGCTTCCACCATTCAAAGATGTCACTCTCAGAATTTATGTGTGCCCCACCATTCAAAGGTCTTCCAACATTAACAGGCTTCACTAGCGGTTCAAGACTCCGCCGCTGAAACTCAAACTCAGGCTGCTCATGCTCACTTTCAGCTACCACAGATCCTTTGCCCTTCTGTAATATTCCACTTTTGTCATCCAAAGTCACTTCCACACCGCTGTCACCTTCAGCTTGACCATTGCCTCCTTGCTGAAACACAAACTCAGGCTCCTGGACTTCAGTAGGTTCACCCCCTTTGGGTAAAGCAGACAGCATCACAGGGAGCTTTGGCTGGCTGCCATCACGCCCAGCATCACCCTGAGAGAAGGTCCTGGCAAGGGAGGTTCCCCGCCTCTTATGGTTGATGAGGTATGGCGACCAGGTTCCCGGGAACGAGGAAGGCGAGTCTGGCAGGGTGGTGCTCTCAGGCGTGGCATAGAGTGATGCCGGCGACGTCTGTGTCCTGACAGGACACACTGGCACCGGTGTGGCCTTGTCaggaggcggtggtggaggcTTGGGAACCGCCTTCTGGACTTCAGCAGCCGACCCTGTCTCAAGGAAGCGATCCAGCACGTAGTTCGTGATGGACGGCATGGGGATAGAACTGCAGGAGGGGAATCACAGACGGCTTGACCTCCCTGGCATCAACGAGCCCTGAATCGAAATTGACATGATAAATTCGAGGTTAGAATGGATCAAACCCTGCTCGGAGAGGGGAAAAAATATGCCACGGTAGAGGGATTCCGATCCAGCGGACCTATGACCCCTATCCTATTGGAAAAATATATCCGGAAAGAAaaaagtctacttcaccccctcatctttcatacttggtctacttcaccccccaactataaaaccgtctgttttaccccctgaactttccaaaaccgtctattttacccctgggcggtttttcagcggcgggtctgctacagtaacagcgttgctacagtaacggtgggtTTGCTACATGGCCGgcagttttgaattttttttttattttcggtaaatttttgaaaatcatagtaaatcatagaaaaatcataaaatgaaaaatctaattttattggactccacatgagtagatctacacaatgaatatataatacagtatgctttagtacaaattttttttttagctttagattaattgaaaaatccaattttgtctgtaattaattagaatttatctataactaagttatacatcgTCCAATGAGTAcggaatttttactatagttcaagcatacaataattagcgtagcataaaaatttcaccacaattggaccatagaagctgcagctatgaattattccaataaataaaaaaaagaaaattcaaaactggcgacactgtagcaaacccaacgttactgtagcaaacacgatgttactgtagcaaaagcgCAGCTGAAAACCCATCCAGACGTAAAATAGACGATTTTGAAAAGTTCCGGggataaaacagacggtttcatattTTGGGGTGAAGTAGACCGGTATGAAAGGTGCggtgaagtagactttttcctatccGGAAACATTCCCAGCGGAACCTATGACCCCTATCCTTTTGGAAAAAGCTGCCGCGCACGAATCATTCAccgaaaaaaagagagaaaatgcTCAATATTACTCACCCTGAGCTGGACATGCAGGGAAAACAACTAGTTGAACGCTGCAGAACATTTTTTTCGGACTTGCTGTAACGCTATGTATTTTTGCACATTTTTCCATCATCACAAAAACCAGCCGCTGGCATCCTAGCAGCCGCCAGCCGAACGAATTGAAACCCCTCGGACGCGAGATCGCTCACCCAACCCAACACAAACGTCGAAGGACGATAAGATTCTGTAGAGGTACCAGCACTCACCTGACGGGGTCCGGGTCCGGGTCCCGGAGGCGCGGCACCTCCACCGAGAACAGGGGAAACCCTAGCGGAGCCAGCTGCGCTCCACCTCCTTCCCAGGCCTTGAGGTCGAGGAAGAGAAGACGGCGTTGGCGTTTTTCCTGCGTTTCCTTTCCCAGCGCCTGTCGCGTTTGCGATTCGAATTTATGGGGCCCGGCCCGGGCAAAATAGAAGTAAGCTGCGCGAGGGGCGAGACGAACCTGGCTGGCGCAGCCGGCCGCGGAAGGCAACAAGCTGGGGCGGCACAAGCAGAGCGAAAGGCCAAGGTGAGGATGGCGGCAGAGGCGGTCGAAGTGAGGATGACGGCGGAGGCGATCGAGGTgagcaaaggcggtggcggcgctcgGTAGCGTCACCCCTCGCCTCGCCCCGCACGGGGAAACAAAGGCCCGACCCTAGAGCGAGGTGTCGGATCGTGTTGCCTCCCGCGTGGGCTTCCAAAGGGTGGAGGAATTTGTCCTAGGCCGTAATTCCGCGATGGGCTTGCCCGGAGAACAGGCCTGGACACCCCGTGGATTCAGCCTTCGAACGGAGCCCTGAATGGTGTCGGTAGGATTCTGAATGGACCGCAATCGCTTCGCGCTCTTTGCGGGCTTGTCGATGGGTTATTAAGCGGGCCTAATCAACGCCCTTGCTTATATATTTTTAACAAAGACGGTGTACAGTATcgttaaagaaaaaagaaaaaacagataCACTGAATTAGAGACAGGTGTGTAGCCCGCCTCCTCTGTTGGCGCCATTTTAACCCACACTGATAATAGTTGTTGTAGTCTGCAGACAGAAGTAAGCAACAATACTAAGATAGTGCTTTTTAGGGGCAGCCGCAATCTGCAGACGGTTTATAGCAGGACCACGACTAGTGCAATTATGAACACGCGTCATGGCAACTAGAATGTACTTCCTCCatcacaattttttttttaaatttaactagatttgaaaaaaaaataacagcatttgtatctccaaataagtttattatgaaaatagattcaacgatctatctaatgatactaattatgtattataaatattaatatttttgtatagattagatcaaacTTAAAAGTGTTTAACTCCACCAGAAGCGAGAACTATGCTTACTCCGTTCGTCCCAAAATAGATGACGTTTTGACTTCATGTTTGACCTTTTGCCTTATTCAGTTTTTATGCAAAATAAATAAGTCATTATTGaagtatctctaatgataaaataagttataacaaaataaataatatttatataaaaattttaAATAAGACAAACAGTCAAACAAGATGTTTTAAAAGTCAAAACAATATGTATTTAcgaaaagaaaaacactgttctggttgaattgttatgagagaaaaacactgttctggctggtagaattttggctgaaactggctgaaaaacactgttcggacctgttcggctggcagaattttggctgaaactagctgaaaaacactgttctggttgaattgttatgagagaaaaacactgttctggctgaaaaaataagttgaaTAAGTCGGATATGAGGTAAGCTGAACGGGGccaatatttatatttattttaggATGGTAAGCTGTTGATGGCAGCCGCAGCCGCTGCTCCTTCTTTGACAGCTGACACAGTCTACtgtttatatatatacaataaaaaaaagcagcagcagctgctccTTCGTTGAACATGCAGGATAAATGCATGTTATTGTATTAAAGAAAAAAATCCCCTGAATTGTTTCAAAAGAAAAAGACCAAACTGTTGCATCCAAGGCGCCTAGGAGCTGTGGACAACGAAGATTGGCATGCCATGTGGACACATGCGGCAAACATTTGTATGATAGTGTATCAGTGACACTCCGCCTCTTGTAACTTGTGTTGGACATATGCCAAAAGTCCGAGACGATGATCCAATTATGGTATTTTAATGGAGTGTTTAGTttggtggtgatggtgtgatGTTGATGCATCATGAGTCTATTCCTAAATTTTAGTGGAATGACTTTATCTCTCGTACTAGTACTGATTATTAGCATGTAAGAAATAAGGTGACGATGAATCAACCTATTCCATCTCATAAACCAAATAAAAAATCATAAAGAGTGAGATGATGATGACTACTcaattccacaaaccaaacaccccccAGGTCtcgtttggatgcgcatgtattcatctcaatccacatgtgttgtgaATTGAGGTGAATACACGTGCATTCAAACAAAGCCTAAAAGAGCAATAGATCCAACCTAGGTGCGAACCCTCTTCCTTGTTCAAGAAAAATGTTACCTTAGAAGTAAACAGTTAAATTCAATGCATGATGGGAGAAAAAAAAGACATACGATAACTAGAGCCTAACTTAGTTGTTTAGTTTTTTGTGGAATCTGAAAAATCAAGTAATTATGTAAACGACTATGTTTTGACTGTGATTTGCCAAAAAAACTACAGATAAGACCGGTCAAATATCCTAAATAGCAGCTATTGATGGCATTGAGTATATGGAGGAGGAACAGCTGGTTTACATCTATATCTGGCCATCTGGCATGGGCACTACaggacggcccaggcacggcactaagaAGCATGGTCGAGGCAAGGCTCGGGCCACTCCAATCGTGCCTGTGCCTAGCACAGCTTGGTTGTAGTGCTGTGCCTGGGCCGCAATGTCGGCCCGTAGTGTCGGACCAGGCACGGCCCATTAAAGGCGAGGCGCGGCTGCCTCTGAGCCGGCGAGGCGGGCGAGCCGTTGATGCCCCTCCCCCGCTCCTGTCGACCATTGGATCTAGCCGTTGGAGGGGGAGGTGTATATAACTGGCCTCGCCCCCGTCGCCCCGTATCCTCGGTCGCCCTAATTCATTTTCATCGATGTTCTCTCTCTCTTGTCTCGCTCTCCTCTCTAGCTCTCTCCTTTGCGACTGCGACGCAGCGATGgcaactctcctctcctctctcgccTTCGACCTTCTCTCTTCTTCTCGCCCTTCGGTGGCCTCTTGAGCCACCGCTGGCCAGCACTGGCACACGGCACAGCCATGTATACCCCTCTTCTTGATCTCGCTTCGTCGTTGTAGCCTCGTCCTACTAGTCATCTCCGTGTCGGCAGTCGCCACCGTCATCGACCTCCTTGGATCCATGCTTCGTCGACGTCGCATGCGATTCTGGTGCTCCGACTGTGAAGGTACGACTAGCCCtaactctaaccctaaccctacaTCTGTACTAACTCTTTATTTTTCTAAAGCTGTTGAGGAACCAGGGATTCTGGTGCTCTGGCTATGAAGGTACGACTAACCTTAACCCTAACCCTTGCCCTAACCCTAACACTAACCCTAGATCTGTACTAACTCTTTGTTTCTCTGAAGCCATTGAGGAACCCGGGGCGCCGACGCATGACGATGGCTGGATCCAACGACGACACAATTGAGGTTAGTACCAACCAAGAGAGGCGGTTGTGCAGGTTGGCTggagatgatgacgaggacgaccTGCGCGAGGACGTCGAGGAGCTGTTCAGGCGTAGCGTTCAAGTTTCCATCGATGTCGGCGATGATCAAGAAGGCAGGGTAGCAAATGtcagggaaggggaaggggacgaGAATAGCGCCAAACGCTCACGTCCCTCTACCTCGGCAGTGTGGCTGGATTTTAAGAAGCTCTTCAAAAAAGTGAATGGTAAGAAGGTCAAGTTTGGAGTTAAGTGCATCCATTGCTCTAAGGAATAGTCTACGCTCTCTAGTGGTGGCACTGGTCACCTCATCCGGCATAGGGATAAATGCCCTAGGAGGCATGAAAAAACTCGCATGTCTTAGTCACAGATCTCTTTTAATCCTGATGGTAGTATGCGGAATTGGGAGTACTATCCTATTGTTGCTCGTACTCAATTGGTTCGATTGCTTGCTAGGCTTAATGTTCCTGTCTCTTTGGGAGAATCTGATGCATTTGAAGAGTACATTAGAACTGCTCATAATCCTAAATATGTTCTAGTCTCTAGGCAAACCACCACTAGAGACATACTGAAATACTTCACTGATTGTAAGGCTAAGCTTGTTGAGACTGTTAGTTCTACTAGTGTTAATTATGTGTGTCTAACATCtgatatttggtctggtaatgccaaAGAGGATTACCTTAGTGCTGTTGCTCACTACATAAACTCTAATTGGCAACTAGAGAAGACAGTGCTTGGTCTTAGGCTTATTGATTGTTCCCACAATAGACAAaacattattgatcgtgttgcaTCTATGCTTGCTGATTATGGTTTGACTGAAAAGTGCTTGCTGTTACTTTGGACAATGTATCATCTAATGTATCATCCATGCAAAGACTTAGACATGTTCTTTCTAAATATCTTAGTATTGAAGTTGTAGATGATGACAGTGAAGAATTAGACAAAGACAATGCATCCCTTAATGCAGTTAATTGTATGTTCTTGCATCAGCGTTGTGTATGTCATATTATCAATCTGATTGTTAAGGAGGCCCTAACTGCTCTTAAGCCTTTGATTGAAACATTTAGAATTGCAATATCTTTCTTAAACTCATCTAACCAGAGAATTGCTGCATATAAAAGTTACTGCATTGTCATTGGTGTTAGGCCTAGAAAGTTTCAGCTAGACATGGAAGTTAGGTGGAATTCTACATATCTAATGCTTAAGCATTTGTTTCCTCATAAGGCCCCATTCACTACTTTCATGCATGTTCAATATCCTAGGGCTGAAGGTGCTCAGTTGCTTTTAACTGATGACCATTGGGCTATGGTAGAAAAAAAgtgcttaaatttcttgaacTGCTTTATGATTCTACAGTTGCATTGTCTGGTGTGTACTATCCTATATATCCACTTATGATTCATTATCTTGTTAAAATTGCTAT
This genomic interval carries:
- the LOC136513467 gene encoding uncharacterized protein; translated protein: MPSITNYVLDRFLETGSAAEVQKAVPKPPPPPPDKATPVPVCPVRTQTSPASLYATPESTTLPDSPSSFPGTWSPYLINHKRRGTSLARTFSQGDAGRDGSQPKLPVMLSALPKGGEPTEVQEPEFVFQQGGNGQAEGDSGVEVTLDDKSGILQKGKGSVVAESEHEQPEFEFQRRSLEPLVKPVNVGRPLNGGAHINSESDIFEWWKPSSPLGTSVGTPGAIFYDAFEEMSSDDGTRSSHGMDDDLREMRLSLLMEIERRTQAEEALEIWQQEWKNLSHHLSLIDLSLPSPSIADDSDGSSVDPGAELCQQIMVSQLVAAAIARGFARAEVESDMETMIATKNFEIARLSDRVQYYEAANREMSQRNQEAIEMSRQQRKGRKKRQKWFWVSVGLAVTLGATAIALSYLPSSQPQASADSNTFTSD